Proteins from a single region of Allocatelliglobosispora scoriae:
- a CDS encoding acyl-CoA dehydrogenase family protein produces MTSQILDARDVETVFDRASARRFVDAHIAPYANGFEFEGRIPEELIEKMSAAGIWAPFLPVELGGIGMDMVTLGEIHEEVGRGCSSVRSLLTVHTMAAWTVLRWGTPTQREEWGRALASGEALGAFCLTEPEAGSDAAAIQTSATPSHGGWVINGVKKWITNGQRADVYLVFARVNGTIGAFLVPRRTPGVHVRPIPEILGTRASMLAEVTFSDVPLGPSALLGPASGFAAGMVLTGTLDLGRYSVATGSVGIIQACLDACAAYTSRRTVGGSPLRSLQLIQAKMSDMVTDVRAARMLVAEAGRLKDKGDPSTIMATWIAKYFASTAAAVHASEAVQIHGANGCGPEYPVARYYRDAKVMEIIEGSNEIQRITIAAEAYRELNQ; encoded by the coding sequence GTGACCAGCCAGATACTGGACGCTCGTGACGTCGAGACGGTGTTCGACCGCGCGTCGGCCCGCAGGTTCGTCGACGCCCACATCGCCCCGTATGCCAACGGCTTCGAGTTCGAGGGCCGGATCCCGGAGGAGCTCATCGAGAAGATGAGCGCCGCCGGGATCTGGGCGCCGTTCCTCCCGGTGGAGCTGGGCGGCATCGGGATGGACATGGTCACCCTGGGGGAGATCCACGAGGAGGTGGGTCGGGGCTGCTCATCGGTGCGCAGCCTGCTCACCGTGCACACGATGGCGGCCTGGACCGTCCTGCGGTGGGGTACGCCGACGCAGCGGGAGGAGTGGGGCCGGGCGCTCGCGAGCGGCGAGGCGCTCGGCGCCTTCTGCCTCACCGAGCCGGAGGCCGGCAGCGACGCGGCTGCCATCCAGACCTCCGCCACCCCGTCGCACGGCGGCTGGGTGATCAACGGTGTCAAGAAGTGGATCACCAACGGGCAGCGGGCCGACGTGTACCTCGTCTTCGCCCGCGTCAACGGGACCATCGGCGCCTTCCTGGTGCCTCGGCGTACCCCCGGCGTGCACGTGCGGCCGATCCCCGAGATCCTGGGGACCAGGGCGTCGATGCTCGCCGAGGTGACCTTCTCCGACGTTCCGCTGGGCCCGAGCGCGCTGCTGGGCCCCGCGAGCGGGTTCGCCGCCGGAATGGTCCTCACCGGCACCCTCGACCTCGGCCGCTACAGCGTGGCGACCGGGTCGGTCGGCATCATCCAGGCGTGTCTGGACGCGTGCGCCGCCTACACCTCGCGGCGCACGGTGGGCGGCTCACCGCTGCGCAGCCTGCAGCTCATCCAGGCCAAGATGTCCGACATGGTCACCGACGTGCGGGCGGCCCGGATGCTCGTCGCGGAGGCGGGCCGGCTCAAGGACAAGGGCGATCCGTCCACGATCATGGCGACCTGGATCGCGAAGTACTTCGCCTCCACCGCCGCCGCCGTGCACGCGTCCGAGGCGGTCCAGATCCACGGTGCCAACGGGTGCGGGCCGGAGTACCCGGTCGCGCGCTACTACCGCGACGCCAAGGTCATGGAGATCATCGAGGGCAGCAACGAGATCCAGCGGATCACGATCGCTGCCGAGGCCTATCGGGAGTTGAACCAGTGA
- a CDS encoding HAD-IIIC family phosphatase translates to MSTDIDSAGSGVDVLQPPKRGKIKCIVWDLDNTLWDGVLLEDGAVAIRPAVVEHIKRLDAMGVLHSIASKNDREAAIAKLTEFGLADLFLFPQINWNPKSSSIELIAKALNLGLDAFAFVDDQEFERGEVAHGVPGVTCVDILDIDEALERPEFRPRFVTDESAKRRGMYQGQIARDELERDFVGTNHDFLASLEMSFTIESAQRDDLQRAEELTVRTNQLNSTGKTYSYEELDLLRESPDHLLLVASLTDKFGSYGKIGLALVEKGETVWHLRMLLMSCRVMSRGVGMVLLNHVMVLAREAGAAVRADFVETGRNRMMQVTYAFAGFREVARDGVHVVLEADLAQVQPPPPYVQLHVIG, encoded by the coding sequence GTGAGCACGGACATCGATAGCGCGGGCTCGGGGGTCGACGTCCTCCAGCCGCCGAAGCGCGGGAAGATCAAGTGCATCGTGTGGGACCTCGACAACACCCTCTGGGACGGGGTGCTGCTGGAGGACGGTGCGGTCGCGATCCGCCCCGCGGTGGTCGAGCACATCAAGCGCCTGGACGCCATGGGCGTGCTGCACTCGATCGCGAGCAAGAACGACCGGGAGGCGGCGATCGCGAAGCTGACCGAATTCGGGTTGGCGGACCTGTTCCTGTTCCCCCAGATCAACTGGAACCCCAAGTCCAGTTCGATCGAGCTGATCGCCAAGGCGCTCAACCTGGGCCTCGACGCGTTCGCCTTCGTCGACGACCAGGAGTTCGAGCGGGGCGAGGTGGCCCACGGGGTGCCCGGCGTGACCTGCGTCGACATCCTCGACATCGACGAGGCGCTGGAGCGGCCGGAGTTCCGGCCGCGCTTCGTCACCGACGAGTCGGCGAAGCGGCGGGGGATGTATCAGGGCCAGATCGCCCGGGACGAGTTGGAGCGCGACTTCGTCGGCACCAACCACGATTTCCTGGCGAGCCTGGAGATGTCCTTCACCATCGAGTCGGCCCAGCGGGACGACCTGCAGCGGGCCGAGGAGCTGACGGTACGCACCAACCAGCTCAACTCGACCGGGAAGACCTACTCCTACGAGGAGCTCGACCTGCTCCGCGAGTCGCCGGACCACCTGCTGCTCGTGGCGTCGCTCACCGACAAGTTCGGCAGCTACGGCAAGATCGGCCTGGCCCTCGTGGAGAAGGGCGAGACGGTGTGGCACCTGCGGATGCTGCTGATGTCGTGCCGGGTGATGTCGCGTGGTGTCGGGATGGTGCTGCTCAACCACGTCATGGTGCTGGCGAGGGAGGCCGGTGCCGCGGTGCGGGCGGACTTCGTGGAGACCGGGCGCAACCGGATGATGCAGGTGACCTACGCCTTCGCGGGCTTCCGCGAGGTCGCCCGCGACGGTGTCCACGTGGTGCTGGAGGCCGACCTCGCCCAGGTGCAGCCGCCACCGCCCTACGTCCAGCTCCACGTGATCGGCTGA
- a CDS encoding thioesterase II family protein, translating to MTDLETVWLPLRAHTQADALPMFCLPHAGGSASAYRGWMGKLPGVAVLPVQPPGREARLRDAPHNHMGPLVEELATVVLGVAGTRPYAVYGHSLGGLVGFELLRAIRRRGGAMPAHFFVSGCVAPHTAFDDGPPVAGMSLPQLVEMLRQLGGTPEWLLNDPSVLDMIVPAVRADFSIKETYEYVSEAPLQVPITVLSSTHDPRASHELQAGWRDQTIGACQVHTLVGGHFAVFEQPELTQKYVNAALVPILYGSPFRN from the coding sequence ATGACGGATCTGGAGACCGTGTGGCTGCCGTTGCGGGCGCACACCCAGGCCGACGCGCTGCCGATGTTCTGCCTCCCGCACGCGGGGGGCAGCGCATCGGCGTACCGCGGCTGGATGGGGAAGCTGCCCGGCGTGGCCGTGCTGCCGGTCCAGCCGCCGGGCCGTGAGGCCCGGCTGCGGGACGCGCCCCATAATCACATGGGTCCGCTCGTCGAGGAGCTGGCGACGGTCGTGCTCGGCGTGGCGGGCACCCGCCCCTACGCCGTCTACGGCCACAGCCTCGGCGGCCTCGTCGGGTTCGAGCTGCTGCGGGCGATCCGGCGCCGGGGCGGTGCGATGCCGGCGCACTTCTTCGTCTCGGGGTGCGTGGCGCCGCACACCGCCTTCGACGACGGCCCGCCGGTCGCCGGGATGTCCCTGCCGCAGCTCGTGGAGATGCTGCGGCAGCTCGGCGGTACGCCGGAGTGGCTGCTCAACGACCCGAGCGTGCTCGACATGATCGTGCCGGCGGTGCGGGCCGACTTCAGCATCAAGGAGACATACGAGTATGTCTCGGAGGCGCCGTTGCAGGTGCCGATCACGGTGCTGTCGAGCACCCACGACCCGCGGGCGAGCCACGAGCTGCAGGCCGGCTGGCGGGATCAGACGATCGGGGCGTGCCAGGTGCACACGCTCGTGGGCGGGCACTTCGCCGTCTTCGAGCAGCCCGAGCTGACGCAGAAATATGTGAATGCAGCTCTTGTTCCAATCCTTTATGGATCCCCCTTCCGCAATTGA
- a CDS encoding MMPL family transporter: MAFAVAFIAFSGVWGTGVFDELTGSSSLDDPASESQIINQRVIDDLGRQNTDIIALYSSPTLTVPDPAFRDAVTAVVTRIRANPSVEQVTSFYETNAPSLASNDNHSTYLAIRLVRPTSDSKAQKVIHDLSATGLTSTVGGQRTIDLDINDQVSSDIPFAEMIAMPILLILLLFVFGNLVAALMPVLISAFAVLGAFMAVRVITLFTDVSIFSINIITILGLGLAVDYGLFMVSRFREELDKGHEVPVALSRTMATAGRTVAVSGLLVTLALSSLLIFPQVLLHSMGLGGAAAVLMAMLGSLIVLPAMLAILGHRIDALRLPWSRRKNIPSVTGTIAAATADGAGRWAKIAASVMRRPVLYAVGSVLVLLVLALPFANTRFGGIDERMLPPGTESRTVSEHLSAEFPNGGIRPIRVLVSGVPAETATTFQSTVGAITGVTSTGIAAQKGTTTLLTVNFTGDASSEAAQKIVKDIRALAPPAGATVLVGGSTASVIDQLDSLSSRLPWMALLVALVTFLLLAIAFGSLIVPLKAIIMNLFSIAAAFGVVTWVFQDGHLAGLFNFTPTGYVEASQPILMVAILFGLSMDYEVFLLSRIRERWDDLGDSTAAVASGVQRTGGIITTAALLLCVVVGAFSTSGITFIKMIGVGMVVALIVDATLVRLILVPATMRLLGKYNWWAPGFLNRLYGRYGHREEDPVSPAAPDLVSTHS, from the coding sequence GTGGCTTTCGCGGTCGCCTTTATCGCATTCTCTGGTGTCTGGGGCACCGGTGTCTTCGACGAGCTCACGGGCAGTTCGAGCCTCGATGACCCGGCGAGCGAGTCGCAGATCATCAATCAGCGGGTCATCGACGATCTGGGCCGGCAGAACACCGACATCATCGCGCTCTATTCGAGTCCGACCCTGACGGTGCCCGATCCGGCATTCCGCGACGCGGTCACGGCGGTGGTGACCCGCATTCGCGCCAATCCGTCCGTGGAGCAGGTCACCTCGTTCTACGAGACCAACGCGCCGTCGCTCGCCTCGAACGACAACCACTCGACCTATCTGGCGATCCGGCTGGTGCGGCCGACCTCGGACAGCAAGGCCCAGAAGGTGATCCACGATCTCTCGGCGACGGGGCTCACCTCGACGGTCGGCGGTCAGCGGACCATCGACCTCGACATCAACGACCAGGTCAGCAGTGACATCCCGTTCGCGGAGATGATCGCGATGCCGATCCTGCTCATCCTGCTGCTCTTCGTCTTCGGCAACCTCGTCGCCGCGCTCATGCCCGTGCTGATCAGCGCCTTCGCCGTCCTCGGCGCCTTCATGGCGGTCCGCGTGATCACGCTCTTCACCGACGTCTCGATCTTCTCCATCAACATCATCACGATCCTCGGCCTGGGCCTCGCCGTCGACTACGGACTGTTCATGGTGAGCCGGTTCCGCGAGGAGCTCGACAAGGGGCACGAGGTGCCCGTCGCGCTCTCGCGCACCATGGCCACCGCGGGCCGCACGGTCGCCGTCTCCGGCCTGCTCGTCACGCTCGCCCTCTCCAGTCTGCTGATCTTCCCGCAGGTGCTGCTGCACTCGATGGGCCTCGGTGGCGCCGCCGCCGTGCTGATGGCGATGCTCGGCAGCCTCATCGTGCTCCCGGCGATGCTCGCCATCCTGGGCCACCGCATCGACGCGCTGCGCCTGCCGTGGTCGCGCCGCAAGAACATCCCGTCGGTCACCGGCACCATCGCCGCCGCGACCGCCGACGGTGCGGGTCGCTGGGCCAAGATCGCGGCGAGCGTCATGCGCCGCCCGGTCCTCTACGCGGTCGGTTCCGTCCTCGTGCTCCTGGTGCTCGCGCTGCCGTTCGCCAACACCCGCTTCGGCGGCATCGACGAGCGCATGCTGCCCCCCGGCACGGAGAGCCGGACCGTCTCCGAGCACCTCAGCGCCGAATTCCCCAACGGCGGCATCCGCCCCATCCGGGTGCTCGTCAGCGGCGTGCCGGCCGAGACCGCGACGACCTTCCAGTCCACGGTCGGCGCCATCACGGGCGTCACCAGCACCGGCATCGCCGCCCAGAAGGGCACCACCACCCTGCTCACCGTCAACTTCACCGGCGACGCGAGCTCGGAGGCGGCCCAGAAGATCGTCAAGGACATCCGCGCGCTGGCACCGCCCGCCGGGGCGACGGTCCTCGTCGGCGGCTCGACCGCGAGCGTGATCGACCAGCTCGACAGCCTCTCGTCGCGGCTGCCGTGGATGGCGCTGCTCGTCGCGCTCGTCACCTTCCTGCTGCTCGCGATCGCGTTCGGCTCGCTGATCGTGCCGCTCAAGGCGATCATCATGAACCTCTTCTCCATCGCGGCCGCCTTCGGCGTGGTCACCTGGGTCTTCCAGGACGGCCACCTCGCCGGCCTGTTCAACTTCACCCCGACGGGATATGTCGAGGCCAGCCAGCCGATCCTGATGGTGGCGATCCTCTTCGGACTCTCGATGGACTACGAGGTCTTCCTGCTGTCGCGGATCCGCGAGCGCTGGGACGACCTGGGTGACAGCACCGCGGCGGTGGCGAGCGGCGTTCAGCGTACCGGCGGGATCATCACCACGGCCGCGCTGCTGCTCTGCGTGGTGGTCGGCGCCTTCTCGACCTCCGGCATCACCTTCATCAAGATGATCGGTGTCGGCATGGTCGTCGCCCTGATCGTCGACGCCACCCTGGTGCGCCTCATCCTGGTGCCCGCGACGATGCGGCTGCTGGGCAAGTACAACTGGTGGGCGCCGGGCTTCCTCAACCGGCTCTACGGCCGCTACGGCCACCGCGAGGAGGACCCCGTCTCGCCCGCGGCCCCCGACCTGGTCTCCACCCACAGCTGA
- a CDS encoding PD40 domain-containing protein produces MNAWRWCAETVRPAPRRRDHAKGPTHRCHRAARPRRGGLRREPAHGHTHHPAPVASASATATPRPEGQSVPPSTKDISALPGTLYYSYLSNGRSAVRRFRSGHSLEDFAPALGDGHVVRVAPDGRRIAFTDGSSGAVAIANPDGSGKRVLPGTEGAGMLDWSPDSTRIVYRRQISPRQNVIEMVDAGTSTVRKLGGDGDFPTWSPDGGHVVFASGRDEHLWKSLTVVEVGGSTSRTVPVTAGSAAGRVAQVASVSPGAREVAVYLFCTGCDIDNGADRWFHATALVDTATGTTEATDTVVLWTADGRTLTRVTAGGGTVLELRGVGGTVVARQAEPTGDLTLTGYVP; encoded by the coding sequence GTGAACGCGTGGAGGTGGTGTGCCGAAACCGTTCGGCCCGCACCACGGAGGCGTGATCATGCAAAAGGCCCTACTCACCGGTGTCACCGCGCTGCTCGCCCTCGGCGCGGCGGCCTGCGACGCGAGCCGGCCCACGGCCACACCCACCACCCGGCACCCGTCGCCTCGGCGTCGGCGACCGCGACACCACGGCCCGAGGGGCAATCGGTCCCGCCATCGACGAAGGACATATCCGCCCTGCCGGGGACGCTCTACTACTCCTACCTCTCGAACGGGCGCTCGGCTGTACGCCGGTTCCGGTCCGGCCACAGCCTGGAGGACTTCGCACCCGCCCTCGGCGACGGGCACGTCGTCCGGGTCGCACCGGACGGCCGCCGAATCGCGTTCACCGACGGCAGCTCCGGTGCGGTCGCCATCGCGAATCCCGACGGGAGCGGGAAGCGCGTCCTGCCCGGTACAGAGGGGGCCGGGATGCTCGACTGGTCACCGGATTCGACCCGGATCGTCTACCGGCGCCAGATCTCCCCGCGTCAGAACGTGATCGAGATGGTCGATGCGGGCACCAGCACGGTACGCAAGCTCGGCGGCGACGGCGATTTCCCGACCTGGTCACCCGATGGCGGACACGTCGTCTTCGCCTCCGGACGCGACGAGCACCTGTGGAAGAGCCTGACCGTCGTCGAGGTCGGCGGCTCGACGAGCCGGACCGTGCCGGTCACGGCGGGCAGCGCCGCCGGTCGCGTCGCTCAGGTGGCGAGTGTCTCCCCGGGCGCACGCGAGGTGGCGGTCTACCTCTTCTGCACCGGCTGCGACATCGACAACGGGGCCGATCGCTGGTTCCACGCCACCGCGCTGGTCGACACGGCCACCGGCACGACCGAGGCCACCGACACCGTGGTGCTGTGGACCGCGGACGGCCGGACGCTCACCCGGGTCACGGCAGGCGGCGGCACCGTGCTCGAACTGCGGGGCGTCGGCGGCACCGTGGTCGCCCGGCAGGCGGAGCCGACCGGGGATCTGACGCTGACCGGATACGTGCCCTGA
- a CDS encoding DUF1707 SHOCT-like domain-containing protein: protein MRASDADRRAVIARLGTALSEGRLDQAEHDRRVARVPQSVTYGDLAQLYADLPTTSLGIETRSHVTYARVDGVRRPKRVGYLPTWVRVLWTIWLTIVSINIALWAMVSVTNRTFTYFWPIWVAIPTAAGLLSISLGTALVRHERQAKELRRNLKVARRSTLRRT, encoded by the coding sequence ATGCGAGCCTCGGATGCCGACCGGCGGGCCGTGATCGCCCGGCTCGGCACCGCCCTCAGCGAGGGCCGGCTCGACCAGGCCGAACACGACCGGCGGGTGGCCCGGGTGCCGCAGTCGGTGACCTACGGCGACCTCGCCCAGCTCTACGCCGACCTGCCCACGACGAGCCTCGGCATCGAGACCCGCAGCCACGTCACCTACGCCCGGGTCGACGGTGTCCGGCGGCCCAAGCGGGTCGGCTACCTGCCGACCTGGGTCCGGGTGCTGTGGACGATCTGGCTGACGATCGTGTCCATCAACATCGCGCTCTGGGCGATGGTGAGCGTCACCAACCGAACCTTCACCTATTTCTGGCCGATCTGGGTCGCCATCCCGACGGCGGCAGGGCTGCTGAGCATCTCCCTGGGCACCGCACTGGTGCGCCACGAGCGCCAGGCCAAGGAGCTCCGCCGCAATCTCAAGGTGGCCCGCCGCAGCACCCTGCGCCGCACCTGA
- a CDS encoding ABC transporter ATP-binding protein, translating to MLEAFDLTKRYGPVNALDGFSLQVAAGEIVGLVGHNGAGKTTFVEIVSGLIRPDGGSITIDGKSPAAARGQVGVTPQHLGLYPSITVREHLQLFGRLAGLRKAALASSIDDLAVALRLTEIMDRRTGVLSGGQQRRTQAATALVHRPSLLLLDEPTAGADLETRQAMLDIVKQRAGEGAAVVYTTHYLPELTELQATIAVVRSGRIIARGTYDELLDGLPGEVRVVFADEEDVRISTTEPTATLVELLSKADRAVTAVELRNASLDDLYRSLAVSNAS from the coding sequence TTGCTTGAAGCATTCGATCTGACCAAGCGCTACGGTCCGGTCAACGCGCTCGACGGATTCAGCCTGCAGGTGGCCGCAGGCGAGATCGTCGGACTGGTCGGCCACAACGGCGCCGGAAAGACCACCTTCGTGGAGATCGTGTCGGGCCTTATCCGTCCCGACGGCGGCTCCATCACCATCGACGGCAAATCGCCGGCGGCGGCCCGTGGGCAGGTCGGCGTGACGCCTCAGCACCTGGGGCTCTACCCGTCCATCACGGTCCGCGAACACCTGCAGCTCTTCGGCCGGCTCGCCGGACTCCGCAAGGCCGCGCTCGCCAGCTCCATCGACGATCTCGCGGTCGCGCTGCGGCTCACCGAGATCATGGACCGGCGGACCGGCGTACTCTCCGGCGGCCAGCAGCGCCGCACCCAGGCGGCCACCGCACTCGTGCACCGGCCGTCGCTGCTGCTGCTCGACGAGCCGACGGCCGGCGCCGACCTCGAGACCCGGCAGGCGATGCTCGACATCGTCAAGCAGCGGGCGGGCGAGGGCGCCGCGGTCGTCTACACCACGCACTACCTGCCGGAGCTCACCGAGCTCCAGGCGACGATCGCGGTCGTACGCAGTGGCCGGATCATCGCCCGTGGCACCTATGACGAGCTGCTCGACGGGCTTCCGGGCGAGGTCCGGGTCGTCTTCGCGGACGAGGAGGACGTGCGGATCTCCACCACGGAGCCCACGGCCACCCTCGTCGAGCTGCTCAGCAAGGCCGACCGTGCGGTCACCGCGGTCGAGTTGCGCAACGCATCCCTGGACGACCTCTACCGATCACTGGCGGTCAGCAATGCTTCTTGA
- a CDS encoding ABC transporter permease, translating to MARHNVIIRLRDPGQMISYIVAPMILMVVLKPLYVKAVDGGAVQVVTGLLVMFSVFAIAIAGSSILVERHWQTWDRLRQTRASAAEMLLGKIIPIFVVMVVQQSILIVYGCLVIGIPIPKSVGYMALAIAVWAFCLLAIGAALATLARSLGELGVISDVSAITLSSFGGALVPLSIMPGWAQAAAHASPGYWALQMMQAAIRGDGPGVLVPAGVLLGLGIVAGAFAVSRLTKGWGRTRLL from the coding sequence GTGGCGAGGCACAACGTGATCATCCGGCTGCGCGACCCGGGCCAGATGATCAGCTACATCGTGGCCCCCATGATCCTCATGGTGGTCCTGAAGCCGCTCTACGTCAAAGCCGTCGACGGCGGCGCGGTGCAGGTGGTGACCGGCCTGCTCGTGATGTTCTCGGTGTTCGCGATCGCGATCGCCGGCTCGTCGATCCTCGTGGAGCGGCACTGGCAGACCTGGGACCGGCTCCGCCAGACCCGGGCCTCGGCGGCCGAGATGCTGCTCGGCAAGATCATCCCGATCTTCGTGGTGATGGTCGTGCAGCAGTCGATTCTCATCGTCTACGGCTGCCTCGTCATCGGGATCCCGATCCCGAAGTCCGTCGGCTACATGGCACTCGCCATCGCCGTCTGGGCGTTCTGCCTGCTCGCGATCGGCGCGGCGCTCGCCACGCTCGCTCGCAGCCTGGGGGAGCTCGGCGTCATCTCCGATGTCAGCGCGATCACCCTCAGCTCCTTCGGCGGCGCGCTCGTGCCGCTGAGCATCATGCCGGGATGGGCGCAGGCCGCGGCCCACGCCTCGCCCGGCTACTGGGCCCTGCAGATGATGCAGGCCGCCATCCGCGGTGACGGCCCGGGCGTGCTCGTGCCGGCCGGGGTCCTGCTGGGTCTCGGCATCGTGGCCGGGGCGTTCGCCGTCAGCCGCCTCACCAAGGGCTGGGGTCGCACCCGGCTCCTCTGA